In a genomic window of Pedobacter sp. KBS0701:
- a CDS encoding four helix bundle protein, giving the protein MHNFKELKVWQRSIELAVEVYNATSFFPGDERFGLISQMKRCSVSIASNIAEGAGRGSGPQFKYFLTISQGSAFELETQLIISNQLGLLDDILSTGLIEKVTEVQKMIYALERKLIIK; this is encoded by the coding sequence ATGCACAATTTTAAAGAGTTAAAAGTTTGGCAGAGATCTATTGAGCTAGCCGTAGAAGTTTATAATGCGACATCATTTTTTCCTGGTGATGAAAGGTTTGGGCTGATTTCGCAAATGAAAAGATGTTCAGTTTCAATTGCCTCGAATATTGCTGAGGGGGCTGGTAGAGGCAGTGGTCCCCAGTTTAAATATTTTTTAACGATTAGTCAAGGTTCAGCATTCGAGTTGGAAACACAGCTAATTATATCAAATCAACTTGGGTTATTAGATGACATTCTTTCAACGGGATTAATTGAAAAAGTTACTGAAGTTCAAAAAATGATTTATGCGTTAGAAAGAAAATTAATTATTAAGTAG
- a CDS encoding acetyl-CoA C-acyltransferase, whose product MEAYIIAGYRTAVGKAPRGVFRFTRADDLAAEVIRALVASVPNLDNEQIDDVIVGNATPEAEQGLNIGRMISLMGLDTDKVPGVTVNRYCASGLDTIATAVAKIKAGMADCIIAGGVEVMSGMPFGGWKLVPNAEVAKNNPDWYWGMGLTAEAVAKEYNVSREDQDAFSLKSHEKAIHAIKNGHLKDGILPITVNENYLDANLKKKTRSYVVDTDEGPRADTTLDKLAKLKPVFDAVGSVTAGNSSQTSDGAAFVLVVSEKKMKELNAEPIARLVSYGIAGVPPRIMGIGPIEAIPKALKQAGLKKEDIDLIELNEAFASQSLAVIRTLDLNPDVINVNGGAIALGHPLGCTGAKLTVQIMNELKRQNKKYGMVTMCVGTGQGAAGIFELL is encoded by the coding sequence ATGGAAGCATATATTATAGCCGGATATCGTACAGCAGTGGGTAAAGCACCCCGTGGCGTATTCCGTTTTACAAGAGCTGATGATTTAGCCGCAGAAGTAATCAGGGCTTTAGTGGCGTCGGTTCCGAATTTAGATAACGAACAAATTGATGATGTAATTGTGGGTAACGCTACTCCGGAAGCAGAACAGGGGCTGAATATTGGCCGTATGATTTCGCTGATGGGCCTGGATACCGATAAAGTTCCGGGTGTTACCGTAAACCGTTACTGTGCATCGGGTTTAGATACCATTGCTACGGCGGTTGCCAAAATTAAGGCTGGCATGGCCGATTGTATCATTGCCGGTGGGGTAGAGGTAATGAGTGGAATGCCTTTTGGCGGATGGAAGCTCGTGCCTAACGCAGAGGTCGCAAAAAACAATCCGGATTGGTACTGGGGCATGGGCTTAACCGCCGAAGCAGTAGCCAAAGAATATAATGTGAGTCGTGAAGATCAGGATGCCTTTTCGTTAAAATCTCACGAGAAAGCCATTCATGCTATTAAAAATGGTCATTTAAAAGATGGTATCCTGCCAATCACCGTAAATGAAAATTACCTCGATGCAAACCTTAAAAAGAAAACACGTTCTTACGTGGTTGATACCGATGAAGGTCCGCGTGCAGATACGACATTAGATAAGCTGGCGAAACTGAAACCTGTATTCGATGCTGTTGGGAGTGTAACTGCTGGTAATTCATCGCAAACATCAGATGGAGCTGCTTTTGTTCTGGTGGTGTCTGAAAAGAAAATGAAAGAATTAAATGCAGAACCGATTGCCAGATTGGTAAGTTACGGTATTGCAGGTGTGCCGCCGCGCATCATGGGGATTGGTCCAATTGAGGCGATTCCAAAAGCATTGAAACAAGCTGGTTTGAAAAAAGAAGATATCGATTTAATCGAGTTGAATGAAGCTTTTGCTTCTCAATCTTTAGCCGTAATCAGAACATTGGATTTAAACCCTGATGTGATCAATGTTAATGGAGGTGCAATTGCACTGGGCCATCCATTAGGCTGTACCGGAGCAAAATTGACTGTGCAGATCATGAACGAATTAAAAAGACAAAATAAGAAATATGGAATGGTAACCATGTGCGTAGGAACAGGACAGGGTGCCGCAGGAATTTTTGAACTTTTATAG